The Punica granatum isolate Tunisia-2019 chromosome 4, ASM765513v2, whole genome shotgun sequence genome has a window encoding:
- the LOC116206236 gene encoding protein CHUP1, chloroplastic has product MVGGKVRMAMGLQKSPKHDTPPKPPLPSPASAKTPSSKAAPFSRYFPRSSAQVQPRPPDIAELLRLVEQLRDRESRLRTELLEHKLVKETAAIVPLLESEITGKNAEIAASARRVEDLEAENRRLREELSAVRSKLEEERRESEGRVMAMEVKIAQLKETASSLDRSDELSSSQRFQGLMDVSARSNLVKSLKKSGVRCYSDGTASQESSSRLERTDSKREEAAAATTEVERPRHSRCNSEEIAESTLSNAVRSRVPRVPNPPPKRSASSSPSTSSVGSPELVHFPLPEPVAINAAPSVAPPPPPPPPPLPSQLRKAPPPPPPPPQMNTKAPPPPPQTATKAPCPPPPPPPPMSVKSVQAKVRRVPEVVEFYHSLMRRDSRRDSGTGVPADGAPATANARDMIGEIENRSTHLLAIKTDVEMQGDFIRFLIKEVEEAAFTDIEDVVPFVKWLDDELSYLVDERAVLKHFEWPEQKADVLREAAFGYCDLKKLESEASSFRDDPRQPSGPAFKKMQALLEKLEHRVYNLSRMRESAANRYKVFHIPMGWMLDNGIVTQIKLASVKLAMKYMKRVSAELETVDGGPEEEELIVQGVRFAFRVHQFAGGFDAETMKAFQELRDKVRSCHIQCQNQQQQQKLVCRSTPC; this is encoded by the exons ATGGTGGGCGGCAAGGTCCGGATGGCCATGGGCCTTCAGAAGTCCCCCAAGCACGACACCCCTCCCAAGCCCCCCCTCCCTTCTCCGGCCTCCGCCAAGACCCCTTCCTCCAAGGCCGCCCCCTTCTCCCGCTACTTCCCCCGCTCATCCGCCCAGGTCCAGCCCCGGCCCCCCGACATCGCCGAACTCCTCCGCCTCGTCGAGCAGCTCCGCGACCGCGAGTCCCGCCTCAGGACCGAGCTCCTCGAGCACAAGCTCGTGAAGGAGACCGCCGCCATTGTCCCTCTCCTCGAGAGCGAGATCACCGGCAAGAACGCCGAGATCGCCGCCTCAGCCAGGAGGGTCGAGGACTTGGAGGCCGAGAACCGCCGGCTGAGGGAGGAGCTTTCCGCTGTCCGGAGCAAGCTCGAGGAGGAGAGGAGGGAGAGCGAGGGTAGAGTCATGGCGATGGAAGTGAAGATTGCTCAGCTCAAGGAGACGGCGTCTTCCTTGGATCGTAGCGACGAGCTCTCCTCCTCTCAGAGGTTCCAGGGACTGATGGATGTTTCCGCGAGGTCGAACCTCGTGAAGAGCTTGAAGAAGTCCGGGGTCAGGTGTTACAGCGACGGCACCGCCAGCCAGGAGAGCTCTAGCAGGCTCGAGCGCACGGATTCGAAGAGAGAGGAAGCGGCGGCGGCAACAACAGAGGTCGAGAGGCCGAGGCACTCCCGGTGCAACTCGGAGGAGATAGCCGAGTCGACTCTGTCAAACGCTGTGAGATCTCGCGTCCCGAGAGTCCCTAACCCTCCCCCGAAGCGGTCCGCCTCGTCATCGCCGTCGACGAGTAGCGTCGGGTCCCCAGAGCTTGTTCACTTTCCGCTACCGGAGCCAGTAGCGATAAATGCCGCGCCATCTGTAGCGCCtccgcctcctcctccgccacCGCCTCTTCCTTCACAGCTGAGGAAAGCTCCACcgccaccacctcctcctccgcaGATGAACACCAAAGCACCCCCTCCTCCACCGCAAACCGCGACGAAAGCGCCTTGTCCTCCGCCGCCACCGCCGCCTCCAATGTCTGTGAAGTCGGTTCAGGCGAAGGTGAGGAGAGTGCCGGAGGTGGTGGAGTTCTACCACTCGCTGATGCGGAGGGACTCCCGGCGGGACTCCGGCACAGGGGTACCCGCGGACGGGGCCCCGGCGACGGCCAACGCGAGGGACATGATCGGCGAGATCGAGAACCGGTCGACTCACTTGCTCGCG ATCAAAACGGATGTTGAAATGCAGGGGGACTTCATCCGGTTCCTGATCAAGGAGGTCGAGGAAGCTGCATTTACAGACATCGAGGACGTGGTCCCTTTCGTCAAGTGGCTCGATGATGAGCTGTCTTACTTG GTTGACGAAAGGGCAGTGTTGAAGCACTTTGAGTGGCCGGAGCAGAAGGCCGATGTCCTCCGTGAGGCTGCATTCGGGTATTGTGACCTAAAGAAGCTCGAATCGGAGGCCTCATCTTTCAGGGACGACCCGAGACAGCCCAGCGGACCTGCATTCAAGAAAATGCAAGCATTGCTTGAAAA GCTAGAGCACAGGGTTTACAATCTCTCGAGAATGAGAGAATCTGCAGCAAACCGGTATAAAGTGTTCCATATTCCTATGGGCTGGATGCTAGACAATGGCATCGTCACTCAG ATAAAGCTTGCATCTGTGAAGTTAGCCATGAAGTACATGAAGAGAGTATCTGCAGAACTCGAAACCGTCGATGGTGGGCCCGAAGAAGAAGAGCTCATCGTACAGGGCGTTCGATTTGCATTCCGGGTACATCAG TTTGCCGGGGGATTCGATGCGGAGACAATGAAGGCATTCCAGGAGCTGAGAGACAAGGTGAGGTCGTGCCATATCCAGTGCCAAAACCAGCAGCAACAGCAGAAACTCGTGTGCAGGTCAACTCCGTGTTAA
- the LOC116204771 gene encoding uncharacterized protein LOC116204771 produces MAASSSSLLYSSLLYSSLPNRRVDFFSTALSPFLSSKVRSSPPSLPRISRPIKATRSTMEPGQAAEARPSQPAMKLLFVEMGVGYDQHGQDITAAAMRACRDAISSNSIPAFRKGSIPGVTSGQMKLQIKLGVPHSLQQFLDVGRVKSIFPYGEIISVEVVDGGMICSSGVLVEEMGDKNEDCYIVNAAVYVGY; encoded by the exons ATGGCAGCGTCCTCCTCCTCGTTGCTTTACTCTTCGTTGCTTTACTCTTCATTGCCCAACCGTCGCGTCGATTTCTTCTCCACAGCGCTCTCCCCATTCCTCTCCTCCAAGGTCCGATCTTCTCCGCCTTCTCTTCCTCGAATTTCCCGCCCCATCAAAGCCACTCGATCGACCATGGAACCCGGCCAAGCCGCCGAGGCTCGCCCGAGCCAGCCCGCGATGAAGCTCTTGTTCGTGGAGATGGGCGTGGGCTATGACCAGCACGG GCAAGATATTACGGCGGCGGCAATGAGGGCTTGTAGGGACGCCATCTCTTCTAATTCGATCCCTGCGTTCCGGAAAG GCTCGATACCTGGAGTCACATCCGGGCAGATGAAGCTGCAGATAAAGCTCGGTGTCCCTCACTCTCTCCAACAGTTCCTTGATGTAGGGCGAGTCAAATCCATTTTCCCATA TGGAGAGATTATCAGTGTTGAAGTTGTGGACGGAGGAATGATCTGCTCAAGTGGGGTACTCGTCGAAGAAATGGGAGACAAGAACGAGGACTGTTATATTGTGAATGCTGCAGTTTATGTTGGCTACTAA
- the LOC116204770 gene encoding protein trichome birefringence-like 38 yields MSAAGHKSLIGCATLLLVLQLSFFFLFLDGASGSGEPNYWYNLTSTRGRNQVLSGGCNLFQGSWVLDLTYPLYDSSSCPFIDPEFDCQKYGRPDKQYMRYAWKPDSCNIPRFDGGDLLRRWRGKKIMFVGDSLSLNMWESLSCMIHSSVPNSKTSFLRKESLSAVTFQDYGVTIYLYRTPYLVDIVRQKEGRVLKLDSIEAGKAWRGMDVLIFNSWHWWTHTGKSQPWDYMEIGNTLYKDMDRLDAFSKGLTTWANWVDLNVDPSKTKVLFQGISPTHYMGKDWNRPKKSCMGEQEPLSGSSYPAGLPPATSVVSKVLSRMKTPVYLLDITMLSQLRKDAHPSAYSGDHSGNDCSHWCLPGLPDTWNQLLYAALVM; encoded by the exons ATGTCTGCTGCTGGTCACAAGTCTTTAATAGGCTGCGCCACATTATTGCTTGTCCTTCAGCTCtcgttcttcttcctcttccttgaTGGAGCCAGTGGCAGCGGCGAGCCGAACTATTGGTATAATTTGACGAGCACGCGAGGTCGGAACCAGGTACTAAGCGGCGGGTGCAACCTGTTCCAGGGGAGTTGGGTGTTAGACCTGACTTATCCCCTGTACGACTCGTCGAGCTGCCCCTTCATAGATCCCGAGTTCGACTGCCAGAAATACGGCCGGCCCGATAAGCAGTACATGAGATACGCATGGAAGCCCGACTCTTGTAACATCCCCAG GTTTGATGGAGGTGATTTATTGAGGAGGTGGAGGGGGAAGAAGATAATGTTTGTGGGGGATTCACTGAGCCTCAACATGTGGGAATCGTTGTCTTGCATGATCCATTCGTCGGTGCCCAATTCCAAGACCAGCTTCCTCAGGAAAGAATCCCTTTCCGCTGTTACTTTCCAG GATTACGGAGTAACGATTTATCTGTACCGCACGCCGTATCTGGTGGATATAGTCCGACAGAAGGAGGGTCGAGTCTTGAAGCTGGACTCGATCGAGGCCGGCAaggcatggagaggaatggaCGTGCTCATCTTCAACTCGTGGCACTGGTGGACCCACACCGGGAAATCCCAACC GTGGGATTATATGGAAATTGGGAATACTTTGTACAAAGATATGGACCGTTTGGATGCATTCTCGAAGGGGCTCACCACTTGGGCCAACTGGGTCGACCTCAACGTCGACCCATCAAAGACCAAAGTCCTCTTCCAAGGAATCTCTCCCACCCATTACAT GGGCAAGGACTGGAACCGGCCGAAGAAGAGTTGTATGGGGGAACAGGAGCCGCTGTCCGGATCCAGTTACCCAGCGGGCCTGCCACCGGCAACCTCAGTCGTGAGCAAAGTACTGAGCAGAATGAAGACCCCGGTGTATCTTCTGGACATAACAATGCTTTCGCAGCTCAGAAAGGATGCTCACCCCTCCGCTTATAGCGGGGACCACTCTGGCAACGACTGCAGTCACTGGTGCCTCCCTGGACTCCCCGATACCTGGAACCAGCTCCTATACGCAGCTCTAGTGATGTGA